Within the Wolbachia pipientis genome, the region CCTTTGTTTTACTTTTATGCACAATTTTGGAAACACATAGCGCTATCTTTCATCCATTAAGCTCTCTTCCAAATAATTGTCCCTTTTCCCTCAACGGTTTTCTCTCTAATACCATTTCCTTCCTTTTCTCAATCAACTTCCATAACCTTCTGCTTCGCCACTAACTCTCTTATTATCTCCTTAGTCTTTGCCATATATGCCAGATCTATTGGTGTATATCCTTTATGATCTCTCGCATTTACATTACCTCCCGCTTCTAATATTGCCCTCACGTTCCCTATTTCCCTCATAAATACTGCTTCATGCAGGGGGGTCCTTCCTATGTAGTTCCCAGTATTAATATTTGACCCTCCTTTTATTAGCTCCCTTACCGTTTCTTCATACCCCATTAGGCTCGCATAATGTAATGCCGTATTTCTTTTACCGTTTCTAGCATTTACATCTGCTTCTTTTTCCAACAGTACTTTTACATTCTCTACCTTTCCATAGAATGCTGCTAGGTGTAATGGTGTTTCTCCGCTTTTGTTTTCTATATTTGTTTTCGCTCCCTTTTCTATCAGTAACTTTATCACTTCTGGCTCTGACACTTGTGCTGCTCGGTGCAATATTGTGCAACCTTCTGCGTCTTTTTCATTTATTCCATGAAATGAATTCTCCTTTAATTTTTCCACTCTTTTATTTAAATTGAACATTTTAGTTACCCCACTATAAAAACCACAAAATTTTAGTGCTTGGTAAATTTTTTTTGTTTACCTAACACTATTTCAGCTATGCCTGTTTTACCATCAAAAGCAAGTTTTTTTTACAAAATATATACATTTTTTCGTATATTATATTAAAATATATATTTATATACTTAATATCTTAAGTCTGCCTCCACCACTTCATTTATCATTTCGTTCACTCGGCTCATTATCTTGCTTGCTAAATTTTGACATTCTTTCTTTATTGATGATTTGTCTCTCTTCCTTATTTCTTCTATCTCTATTATTTTTAACTCAGGTAAATAGCTCCTATCCAACATATCTGCTATTTCTCCCACTAGACCCTCTATTCCATAGCACGTCAGTTTTCTACTTTTTGTTATTCCTCCTTGTTCTCTTAAGAATTTACTCGCCTTTTCACTCTCTTTGCTATCTCACATAGACGATACTTTTCACTTTCCCAGATATAGTACATTGGTGTTGCAC harbors:
- a CDS encoding ankyrin repeat domain-containing protein translates to MFNLNKRVEKLKENSFHGINEKDAEGCTILHRAAQVSEPEVIKLLIEKGAKTNIENKSGETPLHLAAFYGKVENVKVLLEKEADVNARNGKRNTALHYASLMGYEETVRELIKGGSNINTGNYIGRTPLHEAVFMREIGNVRAILEAGGNVNARDHKGYTPIDLAYMAKTKEIIRELVAKQKVMEVD